From Methylococcus capsulatus:
CCACGTGAGCCGCTCTAATCCGTGGCGTCGGCCACACTGGCTTGCTAGGTCTCCAACTCGTCGAACAGTGCCTGGAACTCGTTGGACAGCTTGTGATCCGGCGCGTAGTAGAGGAGAGGTTTGGATTCGCTGTGTGATTCCCTGACCTTCACTGAGGGTGAAATCCGGGTATCCAACACCGGATGGCCTTCGGCCAGCAATTCCTCGACCAGTTTTTGCGGAAGACTGGCGCGGCTTTGGTACTGATTGACGATGATGCCTTCCAGCATCAAGCCTTCGTTGTGATCCGCCTTGATTTCGGCGATCACGGCCAGCAGGTTATACAATGCCTCGCGCGAGAAAGCGTCGCAATCGAACGGGATCAGACAGCGGCGGGCTGCAATCAGGGCCGAGCGGCTGTAGAAATTCAACACGGGCGGCGTGTCGATGAATACCCGGTCGAAACCGGACAGGGCTTCCAGCGCTTCGCGCAGCTTGTAGATCTTGTAGCGGGATTCGAGCCGTCCCTGCAACGGTTCCAACTCCGGATGAGAGGGTGCGATGTACAGGTCGGGGTAGGGCGTCTCGTGGATGACTGCATTCAGTCCCTCATCCTGGCCCTTGCCGAACAGGCTCAGACCCAGCGTGTCCTTAAAGAAGCGGGCGAGGGTCCGGTCCTGGTCCGCCACCTTCTGCCCCAGCAGGTAGTGCGTGGAATTACCCTGGACATCCAAGTCGATGACCAGCGTCTTCAAGCCCCGAGCCGCACTGATGGCGGCCAGGTTGCAACTGATGGTGGATTTACCGACCCCGCCTTTTTGATTGAATACGACCCTATGCATGTTTGTCTCCCAGAACGCTGCCGCTCTCAAGCGTTCATCGCCGTTTCCGGCTTTAGATTAGACGCGGCGTCCGGTATTCTAGCCACTTTTGCTTGATTGATCGAATCGGTTCCAATGGAAGAAACTTACGTTCCGAAGGCCATCGAAGAAGCCGCGCAACAGGCCTGGGATGAGGGCGGGGTTTTTCGGGCACGGGAAGACTCCGGCCGCGAGAAATTCTACTGTCTCTCGATGTTTCCCTACCCCAGCGGGCGGCTGCACATGGGGCATGTGCGCAACTACACCATCGGCGATGTGATCGCCCGCTATCAGCGCATGCGCGGCAAAAACGTGCTGCAACCCATGGGCTGGGATGCTTTCGGACTGCCTGCGGAGAACGCGGCCATGCAACACAAGGTCGCGCCGGCGGCCTGGACCTACGCCAACGCCAATTACATGAGGAAGCAGCTCAAGTCCTTGGGACTGGCGATCGACTGGGACCGCGAGATCGCGACCTGCAAACCGGACTATTACCGCTGGGAGCAGTGGTTGTTCACCCGGCTGTTCGAGAAAGGTTTGATTTACAAGAAAACCGCGCCGGTCAATTGGGACCCGGTGGACCAGACGGTGCTGGCCAACGAACAGGTCATCGACGGCCGCGGCTGGCGCTCCGGCGCCCTGGTGGAAAAGCGCGATATCCCCATGTATTTCATGCGGATCACTGCCTACGCCGAGGAACTGCTAGCTGGGCTGGATAATCTCCCCGGTTGGCCCGAACAGGTCAAGACCATGCAGCGCAACTGGATCGGCAAGAGCCACGGCTGCGAAGTGCATTTTCCCTACGAGGATGGCCGCGATGTCCTGAAGGTCTACACCACCCGCCCTGACACCTTGATGGGTGCGACTTATGTCGCCGTGGCGGCGGAGCATCCGCTGGCTCTGGAAGCCGCCGAAGGCAATCCCGAACTACTGGCGTTCATCGAGGAATGCCGGCATGGCGGCACCGCCGAGGCCGATCTCGCCATCATGGAAAAGAAAGGGATGGCCACCGGCCGCTTCGTGATCCATCCGCTGAACGGCGAGAAACTGCCGGTCTGGATCGCCAACTACGTGCTGTGGGGCTACGGCGAAGGCGCGGTCATGGCGGTGCCGGCGCACGATGAGCGTGACTTCGAGTTTGCGAACAAATATGGCCTGCCCATTAAGACGGTCATCGTTTCGACCGTCGGCGCTTATGAAACCGTGGACGCGAACGGTGGCTGGAACGATGCCTACGCCGAGCACGGCCGCTGCACGAACTCAGGGAAATACGACGGCCTCGATTTCCAGGCCGCGTTCGACGCCATCGCCGCGGATCTGGAAGCCAAAGGACTGGGCCAAAAGCGCACCCAGTTCCGCCTGCGCGACTGGGGCATTTCGCGCCAGCGCTACTGGGGCTGCCCCATCCCGATCATCCACTGC
This genomic window contains:
- a CDS encoding ParA family protein: MHRVVFNQKGGVGKSTISCNLAAISAARGLKTLVIDLDVQGNSTHYLLGQKVADQDRTLARFFKDTLGLSLFGKGQDEGLNAVIHETPYPDLYIAPSHPELEPLQGRLESRYKIYKLREALEALSGFDRVFIDTPPVLNFYSRSALIAARRCLIPFDCDAFSREALYNLLAVIAEIKADHNEGLMLEGIIVNQYQSRASLPQKLVEELLAEGHPVLDTRISPSVKVRESHSESKPLLYYAPDHKLSNEFQALFDELET